GGCCTGGCCAAATCCTTCGGCATGGGCGCTGGCGGTGGCGCGCTCGTCCCAGCGCAGCTTGAGCACGCCCTTGGGCTCGCGCAGCGGGCCGGCGCAGGCCAGGCGCAAGTCACGCGCGGCGCGCTCCAGCCCGCCGGCCAGCAGCTGCCAATCCTGCTGGCCACGGGCATGGGTGAGGCCGGCGGCCAGCAGGTCGCGCGCAAAGTCGATGGCCTGGTAGGCCGACAAGGTGGTGCCCAGGAACTGCAGGCCGGTCTCCACCAGCTGGTGGGCCTCGTCGAACACGGCGGCGTCCACCGTGGGCAGCAGTTCGGCCACGCCGCTGTCGCGCAGCGACAGGTCGGCAAAAAACAGGTGGTGATTGACCACCACCAGATCGGCGGCCATGGCCTCGCGGCGGGCGCGCACCACATGGCACTGGGCGAACTGCGGGCAGTCGCTGCCCAGGCAGTTGTCGCGCGTGGAGCTGACCAGCGGGATCACCGGCGAACGGTCGTCCAGGCCCTCGATCTCGGCCAGGTCGCCGGTGCGGGTGCTGGGCGCCCAGGTTTCCACCCGCGCCAGCGCACGCACGGCAAAACGATCGGGCAGCGTGGCGGTCTCGCGGGCCTGCTGCAGCCGGTGGATGCACAGGTAGCTGCCGCGGCCCTTGAGCAGCGCAATGCGCACCGGCAGGGCCAGGGCGTCGCGCAGGCGCGGCAGGTCGCGCAGGTACAGCTGATCCTGCAGGCTCTTGGTGGCGGTGGAGACCAGGGCGCGCCGCCCCGACAGCAGCAGCGGCACCAGGTAGGCGAAGGTCTTGCCCACGCCGGTGCCGGCCTCGGCCACCAGGGTGTCGCGGCGCGCCACGGCCTCGGCCACCGCCTGCGCCAGCTGGCGCTGCGGTTCACGCTCCACGAAGCCGGCATCCACCTGGGCCAGCGCACCACCGGCCGACAAGGCCGCCAGCGTGGCCTCGACCAGGGCCTGCGGGTCGGTGCTGGCGGCATAGGCCGCCACCGGCGCGGCGGCGGTCAGCGCGGGGCCGCTGCCGGGGATATCGGGCCAGGGCGGGGGCTCGAGCGGGGGATCGAGCGGCGGCTCGAGCGGCGGCTCGAACGGGAGGGCAGCCGGATCACGGGCCGCGGTCGCATCGGCGCCCGGCGCCTCGGGCGTGGGCGTGAGTGTGGGCTCGGGGGCTGATGCAGCCCATGGCACGGCGGGCGCGGCGTGGCCGGCCAGGCTGTCGGGTGGCAACGCGCTCACGCCGGCTCGGGAGGATCGAGCTGCGCCTCGAGCTGGGCGATCTGGTCGCGCAAGGCCAGCCGGCGTTTTTTCAGCCGGCGCAGCGTCAGCTCGTCCAGCGGGCTGAGGCTGGTCACGTCGGCCAGGGTGCGGTCGATCAGGGCGTCGAGGTCGGCGTGGGCCATGCGCAGCTCGATCATTCGCCGCTGCGGCGAGTGCAGATTGAGGTCGAGCGGCGCGTCATCGGTCATCGCGCGGCCAGTGTAGGCCACGGGCGTGGCGCGCTTCATCGGGGCCGGGCGCTTATCATCACCGGCCATGAGCGCCGTGATGCCCCAGGCCTATCGCCTTTCTGCTGCCACTGCCCTGCACCGTGGCGACCGCGCCTACCAGCAGGACCAGGTGGAGATCCTGCGCCACGAGCGTGTGCCCGGCTGCCTGCTGGGCGTGCTGGCCGACGGCATGGGCGGCAAGAGCGGCGGGCGCAAGGCGGCCGACCAGGTGATCCTCACCGCGCGCCAGCTGTTCGAGCGCCATCTGCCGGCCAAGGACGACGGTGGCGAGCTGCTGCGCCAGCTGGTGATGGAGGCGCACCTGATGATCAAGCTCACCGCCATCACCGCCGAAGAAGAACCGCACAGCACCGCGGTGGCCTTTTTGCTCGGCCCGGGGCTCGAATGCGCGGTGGCGCATGCCGGCGATTCGCGGCTGTACCACTTTCGCGGTGGCGAGCTGGTCACCCGCACGCTCGATCACTCGTACGTGCAGCGCCTGATCGACGAAGGCAAGATCACCGAAGAGCAGGCGCTCACCCACCCGCAGGGCAATCTGCTGACCGGCTGCCTGGGCAGCCCGGCCGATCCGCCCACCACGCTGCACCACATCGACGCGCTGCAGCCCGGTGACGCGCTGCTGGCCTGCAGCGACGGGCTGTGGCACTACTTCACGCCGCGCGAGCTGGGCGCCGTGGTGAGCCAGCTGCCGCCGCGTGAGGCCGCCGAGATGCTGGTGACCCGCGCCCGCCAGCGCGCCCACGGCCAGGGCGACAACCTGTCGCTGGCCCTGGTGCGCCTGGAGAGCCTGGGCTGACCAGAGAACCCGCACGCCCCGCGTGCGGCATGTCTGGCCAATGGTTTAGCGCGGCGCCGGCGCGCTGCCCCCCGGAATCGGCAGGCCGGCGGCCGGTGGCTGGCGGGCGTCTTGCTCGGCATTGCGCTGGCGCACCGCCTCGGCATGGCGCGCCGCCTGCTGCTTGCGACGCTGGTGGGCCGCCGCCCGGGCGACCTGACGCGCCGCGGTGGCCGAGGCCGAGGCCGAGGCCGATGTCGATGGCGCCGGGGCCGCTGCGTCCCTGGCGCGGGCGGGCGCCGAGGCGGC
This portion of the Aquabacterium sp. OR-4 genome encodes:
- a CDS encoding YdcH family protein, encoding MTDDAPLDLNLHSPQRRMIELRMAHADLDALIDRTLADVTSLSPLDELTLRRLKKRRLALRDQIAQLEAQLDPPEPA
- a CDS encoding PP2C family protein-serine/threonine phosphatase, with protein sequence MPQAYRLSAATALHRGDRAYQQDQVEILRHERVPGCLLGVLADGMGGKSGGRKAADQVILTARQLFERHLPAKDDGGELLRQLVMEAHLMIKLTAITAEEEPHSTAVAFLLGPGLECAVAHAGDSRLYHFRGGELVTRTLDHSYVQRLIDEGKITEEQALTHPQGNLLTGCLGSPADPPTTLHHIDALQPGDALLACSDGLWHYFTPRELGAVVSQLPPREAAEMLVTRARQRAHGQGDNLSLALVRLESLG